A region from the Neorhodopirellula lusitana genome encodes:
- a CDS encoding TolC family protein has translation MSHPKTRAFHAIRQKRNLSRAALAGMLLVLPSCSIPSLRHASPGPAMPASFQNATFDNDSEPLDANESIDDDDTALLNQSGYGDQAHQSAGDTSSPDEHADGTPAKLTAYKPNSNPNSKPGDDSVSFASFLESATSLDSEQSPETEMSPTSGNSPDASQSEQSEESLVSLNDGLISSETVITDPIDGLIYGNTNYDNSARLSQYEFFNDPALTGLIAEAMVGNQELKILAQEIRIACLEVQARSGEYLPFVTLGGRAGLEKSGRHTRAGAVEESLNVANGKAFPDPLPDFLVAADVSWEMDIWKKLRNAQSAAAYRYLGTREGRNYIQTRLVAELAESYYELLALDSRLDTLDKTIEIQKQSLRFAKAKKKAARGTELAVQRFQAEVRKNQSEKLIIQQEIIEAENRINFIVGRYPQPIDRAALEYIDLDLRALNVGVPSQQLQNRADIRQAERELTAAGLDVKVARARFYPSLTLTAGLGWNAFSTGYLFRTPESLIYGVAGELVGPLINKRAIKADYLSANAAQLQAVYNYQQTVLQAHIEVVNHMTKVDNYRQSIEIKKQQLQALEASVDSATKLFQNARAEYVEVLLAQREFMEAKMTLIETKQQQLAAVVNTYQALGGGAGATLTSVN, from the coding sequence ATGAGTCACCCCAAAACGAGAGCGTTCCACGCGATACGGCAGAAACGAAACCTTTCGCGTGCAGCACTCGCTGGCATGCTGTTGGTACTGCCGTCCTGCTCCATCCCCAGCCTTCGACACGCGTCACCTGGCCCGGCGATGCCCGCCTCGTTCCAGAACGCGACGTTCGACAACGACAGCGAACCCCTGGACGCGAACGAGTCGATCGACGATGACGACACCGCGTTGCTGAACCAATCGGGCTACGGTGACCAAGCACACCAATCAGCGGGCGACACCAGCAGTCCCGACGAACACGCTGATGGGACACCGGCCAAGCTAACCGCTTACAAACCGAATTCGAATCCTAACTCGAAGCCCGGTGACGACTCGGTTTCGTTCGCAAGCTTTCTAGAATCAGCAACCTCGCTGGATTCAGAGCAGTCACCTGAAACGGAAATGTCCCCGACGTCCGGCAACTCACCGGATGCTTCCCAATCCGAACAATCCGAAGAGTCGCTGGTCAGTCTGAACGATGGTCTGATCAGTTCCGAAACCGTGATCACCGATCCGATTGACGGGCTGATCTACGGGAACACCAACTACGACAACTCAGCACGCTTGTCGCAGTATGAGTTCTTCAACGATCCCGCACTGACCGGGCTGATTGCCGAAGCCATGGTCGGCAACCAAGAACTCAAAATCTTGGCCCAAGAGATTCGCATTGCTTGCCTGGAAGTCCAAGCTCGCAGTGGTGAGTACTTGCCGTTCGTGACACTGGGTGGCCGTGCCGGTCTCGAAAAGTCGGGCCGCCATACTCGTGCCGGTGCGGTCGAAGAGAGCTTGAATGTTGCCAACGGCAAAGCGTTCCCCGATCCGCTTCCCGACTTCTTAGTCGCCGCGGACGTGTCATGGGAAATGGACATTTGGAAAAAGCTACGCAACGCACAAAGTGCCGCCGCGTACCGCTACCTGGGAACCCGCGAGGGCCGGAACTACATCCAAACTCGATTGGTTGCCGAGTTAGCCGAAAGCTACTACGAGTTGTTGGCACTGGACAGTCGTCTGGACACACTCGACAAAACGATCGAGATCCAAAAACAAAGCCTGCGTTTTGCCAAGGCGAAGAAGAAGGCTGCGCGTGGTACCGAGTTGGCTGTTCAGCGTTTCCAAGCTGAAGTCCGCAAGAACCAAAGCGAAAAGCTGATCATCCAGCAAGAGATCATCGAGGCTGAAAACCGTATCAATTTCATTGTCGGTCGCTATCCTCAACCGATCGACCGTGCGGCGTTAGAATACATCGACCTGGACCTGCGTGCCCTGAACGTCGGCGTGCCATCGCAACAATTGCAAAACCGCGCCGACATCCGACAAGCCGAACGCGAACTGACCGCCGCCGGACTTGACGTAAAAGTGGCTCGTGCTCGGTTCTATCCTTCACTGACGCTGACCGCCGGTTTGGGTTGGAACGCGTTCAGCACCGGCTACCTGTTCCGGACGCCGGAATCATTGATCTACGGTGTCGCCGGTGAATTGGTTGGACCGTTGATCAACAAGCGAGCCATCAAGGCAGACTACCTCAGCGCCAACGCTGCTCAACTGCAGGCGGTCTACAACTACCAACAAACCGTTCTGCAGGCGCACATCGAAGTCGTCAACCACATGACCAAGGTGGACAACTATCGCCAGAGTATCGAAATCAAAAAGCAACAACTGCAAGCACTCGAAGCTTCGGTCGACAGTGCCACCAAGCTATTCCAGAACGCACGTGCCGAATACGTGGAAGTGCTGCTGGCACAGCGTGAGTTCATGGAAGCAAAAATGACGTTGATCGAAACGAAGCAACAACAACTTGCCGCCGTTGTCAACACTTACCAGGCTCTCGGTGGTGGTGCCGGCGCGACGCTCACCAGCGTGAACTAG
- a CDS encoding efflux RND transporter periplasmic adaptor subunit, with translation MNVTKIPIVALAAACLVLPACNKIEEFYEGTQLTASEHSDSSSSGSEHHAEPGHNDSEHASSHSANQNETQSDGHGEAHEEGHGGEHHPAHKILVTSAVAKDVISTQRYVCQIHSRRHIEVRALEGGYLEAIPINEGQSVRQGELMFKILPVLYQARLNSDLAEASLAQIEFDNTKKLFDQNIVSQQEVALAQAKLTKAEAKVQLAKAERDFADVRAPFNGIVDRLMNQQGSLIEEGDILTTLSDNEVMWVYFNVPEARYLEYKAAMDENTGGEDLGVELILANHQKFPVPGQISAIEADFNNETGNIAFRSDFANPRGLLRHGQTGTVLLNHLLKDAVVIPQRATYEILDKRYAFVVDADNVIHQREIKLETELDDIFVIREGLQPGERIVLEGIRQVRDGDQVVYEFKDPNEVLSHLKNHAE, from the coding sequence ATGAACGTCACCAAGATACCCATCGTCGCCCTCGCAGCCGCCTGCCTGGTGCTGCCGGCCTGCAACAAAATCGAAGAGTTCTACGAAGGAACTCAACTCACCGCCAGCGAACATTCCGATTCATCATCTTCCGGCTCCGAACATCACGCCGAGCCCGGCCACAACGACAGCGAACACGCCAGTTCACATAGTGCAAATCAAAACGAGACTCAGAGTGATGGTCACGGCGAAGCACATGAAGAGGGACACGGCGGCGAGCATCATCCCGCACACAAAATCCTGGTCACCAGCGCCGTCGCCAAGGACGTTATCAGCACGCAACGCTACGTCTGCCAAATTCACTCTCGCCGTCACATCGAAGTCCGAGCACTCGAAGGCGGCTACCTCGAAGCGATCCCGATCAACGAAGGACAATCGGTTCGGCAGGGCGAACTGATGTTCAAGATCCTGCCAGTGTTGTACCAAGCACGACTGAACTCCGATCTTGCCGAAGCCAGCTTGGCACAGATTGAGTTCGACAACACCAAAAAACTGTTCGACCAAAACATCGTCTCGCAACAGGAAGTCGCTCTCGCGCAAGCCAAACTGACCAAAGCCGAAGCCAAGGTTCAACTGGCCAAAGCCGAACGCGACTTTGCCGACGTGCGAGCCCCGTTCAATGGCATCGTTGATCGGTTAATGAACCAGCAAGGCAGCTTGATCGAAGAGGGCGACATCCTGACGACGTTGTCCGACAACGAAGTCATGTGGGTTTACTTCAACGTGCCCGAAGCTCGCTATTTGGAATACAAAGCCGCCATGGATGAAAACACCGGCGGCGAAGACTTGGGCGTGGAACTAATCCTGGCCAACCATCAAAAATTCCCTGTTCCCGGCCAAATCAGCGCCATCGAAGCCGACTTCAACAACGAGACCGGCAACATCGCCTTCCGTTCTGACTTCGCCAACCCTCGCGGTTTGCTGCGTCACGGCCAAACCGGCACCGTCCTGCTGAATCACCTGCTTAAGGACGCCGTTGTGATCCCTCAACGGGCCACCTACGAAATCCTGGACAAGCGATATGCGTTCGTCGTTGATGCCGACAACGTGATCCACCAACGCGAGATCAAACTGGAAACCGAACTGGATGACATCTTCGTCATCCGAGAAGGCCTGCAACCAGGCGAGCGAATTGTATTGGAAGGCATCCGACAGGTTCGCGACGGCGACCAAGTGGTGTACGAGTTCAAAGACCCAAACGAGGTCCTCAGCCACTTAAAAAACCACGCCGAATAG
- a CDS encoding VTC domain-containing protein translates to MSGSSRRTPRVEMKFVLDGAILEQVQDWAVDHLGIDKSCESDNRRSITALYLDTAKLDLLRGTGEAGKTSHRIRRDGNDQRLTIETKRTKKMVVRKNRSSVFESDLLPRLRSQCIGKVDGQETAEAWCGDWFLKRLTQRQLQPTVQVAFERFTRASVLNGEKLRLSIDSDMRVGPVDGWKLADGGLADSAGKFETLGDHLILKLKFRDQMPHLFKELLRAFPLPSVRFSKYQVAMAGRHHAFGCPQPVRGLSVTSETIPTECVSYA, encoded by the coding sequence GTGAGCGGTTCGTCACGAAGAACCCCACGGGTTGAAATGAAGTTCGTGCTGGATGGAGCGATCTTGGAACAGGTCCAAGATTGGGCGGTCGATCACTTAGGGATCGACAAGAGTTGCGAGTCGGATAACCGACGTAGCATCACGGCGTTGTACCTTGATACGGCTAAGCTCGACTTGTTGCGAGGGACGGGAGAGGCTGGGAAAACGAGTCATCGGATCCGTCGTGATGGCAACGATCAGCGTTTGACGATCGAGACCAAGCGGACGAAAAAGATGGTAGTTCGTAAGAACCGATCTTCCGTGTTTGAATCGGATCTGTTGCCGCGTTTGCGGTCACAGTGTATCGGGAAAGTCGATGGCCAAGAAACGGCGGAAGCATGGTGTGGCGACTGGTTCTTGAAGCGACTGACGCAACGTCAATTGCAACCGACCGTCCAGGTCGCCTTTGAGCGGTTCACTCGTGCATCGGTGCTGAATGGCGAAAAGCTGCGACTGTCCATCGATAGCGACATGCGTGTCGGGCCGGTGGATGGCTGGAAGCTGGCCGACGGCGGGCTCGCTGATTCGGCTGGTAAGTTTGAAACGCTGGGGGATCACTTGATCTTGAAGCTGAAGTTTCGCGATCAGATGCCTCACTTGTTCAAAGAGTTGCTGCGTGCTTTTCCGCTTCCATCGGTTCGTTTTTCCAAGTACCAAGTTGCCATGGCCGGTCGCCACCATGCTTTCGGTTGCCCGCAACCTGTGCGGGGCCTTAGCGTCACGAGTGAAACGATCCCAACGGAGTGCGTGAGTTATGCCTGA
- a CDS encoding CotH kinase family protein — MLVRSILSVALLGWVAILSEPAFAQPPGMGGEDRELLEQFDVDGSGWLNLDERREARAFIKENPAQQRGPGGPGGGPGGGPGGRGPGGFGGPEGRGGTGQFGGPEQFGGPGQFGGPGEFDGPEGRGSRGGGGEFGRGRDERGSGERGPEGRNSENRGPEDRGRGGRGGRGPGGGGPGGGGPGGGGPGGGGNRPAATTGVTIEKSSVTPLENDLYDTSVLRTIFIDFEESDWESVLEDFHGTDVDVEATLTVDGKTYPGCGLHFRGMSSYGMVPAGYKRSLNVSMDMVDDDQRLLGYKTLNLLNGSSDSSMMSSVLYSHIAREYVAAPKANFVRVVINGEYWGVYSNVQQFNKDFLAENFGSRKGARWKVSGSPRGGGGLDYRGEDPANYQDPYEQKSGGKKSLAKLIELCRVIDQTPPEELPAALEPILDVDGLLWFLALDNGLINSDGYWIRASDYSIALTDDDKFHIIPHDMNEAFRGAGGRGGPGGGRGGPGGGPGGGERFGRGRGQGRGPGAEGPGFGGPGFGGPGFGGPGVGGPGVGEPGFGGPGGPEGGRPEGQRPEFGGPGADGRPGMDGPEGIRGERGRGRDQFGPGPGGPGGPGGPGGPGFGGPQEVAGSPLELDPLVGMDAADKPLRSKVLAVPRYREQYLSNLRKLAETSLDWNAIGPFVKQQASLIDEAVKLETRKLGSYEEFVAATSETVEPEAAAPGGHGAMNIKQFADGRRTYLLKETSK; from the coding sequence ATGTTGGTCCGTTCAATATTGTCTGTCGCGTTGCTTGGCTGGGTGGCCATTCTTTCGGAACCTGCGTTCGCTCAGCCGCCGGGGATGGGTGGCGAAGATCGTGAATTGCTGGAACAGTTCGACGTCGATGGCAGCGGCTGGCTGAACCTGGACGAACGGCGAGAAGCTCGAGCTTTCATCAAGGAAAACCCCGCTCAGCAACGTGGTCCTGGCGGGCCAGGTGGCGGTCCAGGTGGCGGGCCTGGTGGGCGTGGGCCGGGCGGCTTCGGCGGTCCTGAAGGTCGGGGTGGGACGGGCCAATTTGGCGGACCGGAACAGTTTGGCGGGCCGGGCCAGTTCGGTGGACCGGGCGAATTCGACGGTCCCGAAGGCCGTGGTAGTCGCGGAGGCGGCGGGGAATTCGGTCGGGGGCGTGACGAGCGTGGCTCAGGTGAACGAGGCCCAGAAGGGCGTAATTCGGAAAACCGCGGACCTGAAGATCGTGGCCGCGGCGGTCGCGGTGGACGCGGGCCCGGAGGTGGTGGACCAGGAGGCGGCGGACCTGGAGGCGGTGGACCAGGAGGCGGCGGGAATCGACCCGCAGCAACGACTGGTGTCACGATTGAAAAGTCGTCTGTCACGCCGCTGGAGAACGACCTCTACGACACCAGCGTTTTGCGAACGATCTTCATTGATTTCGAAGAGTCTGACTGGGAATCCGTGTTGGAAGACTTCCATGGCACCGACGTGGATGTCGAGGCAACGTTGACCGTCGACGGGAAAACTTATCCTGGGTGTGGCCTTCACTTCCGCGGAATGTCGTCCTACGGAATGGTGCCCGCTGGCTACAAACGATCATTGAACGTTTCGATGGATATGGTCGATGACGATCAACGTCTGCTCGGTTACAAGACGTTGAACCTACTTAACGGGAGCAGCGATTCGTCGATGATGAGCTCGGTGCTGTATTCTCACATTGCTCGCGAATACGTCGCGGCACCGAAGGCAAACTTTGTTCGTGTGGTGATCAACGGTGAATATTGGGGTGTGTACTCGAACGTGCAGCAGTTCAATAAGGATTTCTTGGCCGAGAACTTCGGAAGTAGGAAGGGTGCTCGTTGGAAGGTCAGCGGTTCACCTCGCGGTGGCGGCGGACTGGATTATCGCGGCGAAGATCCGGCGAACTATCAAGATCCTTACGAACAAAAATCTGGCGGCAAAAAATCACTGGCTAAGCTGATCGAGCTGTGCCGCGTGATCGATCAAACACCACCGGAAGAATTGCCGGCTGCGTTGGAGCCGATCTTGGACGTGGACGGGTTGCTGTGGTTCCTGGCTTTGGATAACGGCTTGATTAACTCCGACGGCTACTGGATTCGTGCGAGTGATTACAGCATCGCGTTGACTGACGACGACAAGTTCCACATCATCCCGCACGACATGAACGAAGCGTTTCGCGGTGCAGGCGGACGTGGCGGTCCCGGCGGTGGGCGGGGTGGCCCAGGCGGCGGTCCAGGAGGTGGAGAACGATTCGGTCGTGGTCGCGGCCAAGGGCGTGGTCCCGGTGCGGAAGGTCCAGGATTCGGCGGCCCTGGGTTTGGTGGACCAGGGTTTGGTGGACCAGGTGTTGGTGGACCAGGTGTTGGTGAGCCGGGCTTCGGTGGCCCCGGGGGACCTGAAGGTGGTCGACCCGAAGGACAACGTCCCGAGTTTGGTGGTCCCGGTGCAGATGGGCGGCCTGGTATGGACGGACCCGAAGGAATTCGAGGCGAACGTGGTCGAGGTCGAGACCAATTTGGTCCTGGACCTGGTGGGCCCGGGGGACCCGGTGGGCCTGGTGGACCTGGGTTCGGTGGACCGCAAGAGGTTGCTGGCTCGCCGCTTGAATTGGATCCGTTGGTTGGGATGGATGCCGCCGATAAACCACTCCGCAGCAAGGTGCTGGCGGTGCCAAGGTATCGGGAACAGTACCTAAGCAACCTTCGCAAACTTGCTGAAACGTCGCTCGATTGGAATGCGATCGGACCGTTCGTGAAGCAACAGGCTTCACTGATTGACGAGGCCGTTAAGCTGGAAACCCGAAAGCTGGGGTCGTATGAAGAGTTCGTCGCGGCTACGTCGGAAACCGTTGAACCGGAGGCCGCCGCGCCTGGTGGGCATGGTGCGATGAATATCAAACAGTTCGCGGACGGTCGACGAACCTACCTTTTGAAGGAGACATCCAAGTGA
- a CDS encoding DUF4956 domain-containing protein, whose product MPEWLQDVSTTQVNPELWVLVTRLVLAWLAGCAVAWLAHCKKPVGTPDTLTLTLVLMSILIAMATQIIGENIARAFSLVGALSIVRFRTVVPTTQDVAFVLAAVVVGMAVGAGQYWVAVFGILVVALAIQVNQPKSDPTKSVGGKSSSSKTRGWRLTLVVGLSAIDGWEDEIARYASDYQLTSAETTRRGAAMELVYRMVPNADADAVELIAALNAVPTVESVAAKQN is encoded by the coding sequence ATGCCTGAATGGCTACAGGATGTTTCAACGACCCAGGTCAATCCAGAACTCTGGGTGCTGGTCACCCGATTGGTCCTGGCCTGGTTGGCGGGATGCGCGGTGGCCTGGCTTGCCCATTGCAAGAAGCCAGTCGGGACTCCAGACACGCTGACGTTGACCTTGGTGTTGATGAGCATTCTGATCGCGATGGCGACGCAGATCATCGGCGAGAACATTGCTCGTGCGTTCAGCTTGGTTGGGGCACTTTCGATTGTTCGATTTCGAACCGTTGTCCCGACAACCCAGGACGTTGCATTTGTCTTGGCGGCGGTTGTGGTTGGGATGGCGGTCGGGGCCGGTCAGTACTGGGTCGCCGTGTTCGGGATACTGGTGGTCGCACTTGCAATCCAAGTGAACCAGCCGAAATCGGATCCAACTAAATCGGTTGGTGGTAAATCGAGTTCCAGCAAAACGCGGGGATGGCGGCTGACGCTTGTTGTGGGTTTAAGTGCCATCGATGGTTGGGAAGACGAGATCGCTCGGTACGCCAGCGATTACCAATTGACATCTGCGGAAACGACTCGTCGCGGTGCGGCGATGGAATTGGTGTACCGAATGGTTCCCAATGCCGACGCTGACGCGGTTGAACTGATCGCGGCTTTGAACGCAGTGCCAACCGTTGAGTCGGTCGCAGCGAAGCAGAACTAA
- a CDS encoding efflux RND transporter permease subunit — MFEKFLHRPALAIVISLLILFMGGLAINTLPISQFPSVAPPSVRVSVSYPGASAKILIDSTMVILEQAINGVPNMRYMMGDATSAGEGTIQVTFEPGTDPNVAVMNVNNRVQMVKNNLPPIVEREGIIVMQNMTSMLMYVNIFSKDPDVDQNFLYNYATVNVLNEIKRIPGVGRATILGNRSYAMRVELDLDRMRAYKVDAEDVMKALDEQSMIGSPGRLGQATGQTSQTLEYVLTWVGRYKTPEQYGDIILRANPEGEILRLKDVAKVSLGSSFYDLYSDIDGLPSAAIVLKQTPGSNAADVIEKVKEKVEQIKNESFPPGMDYAVTYDVSNFLDASIEKVLHTLFEAFILVSLVVFLFLGDFRSTLIPTLAVPVSLIGTFFFMLMFGMSINLITLFALVLAIGVVVDDAIVVVEAVHEKMHTKHLGPYQATHEVVREISGAIIAITLVMTAVFIPVTFMTGPVGVFYRQFALTMAMSIVISGVVALTLTPVLCAMILKPHSDHEKQRGVIGLINRGISRFTGKAAPIVRGVLSIVLGLCVGVGFYFLLHNEFVHELVNEQFPLTQTRVYVMSGIVAVMGMFTFRSMFSGSEEGEKKVRGPLGIFLHAFDRGVEKVTGGYAAVLTRIVTFRMLTMATVTAFAFGIFWVNNDLPSGFIPLEDQGMIYGIVQTPPGSTLEYTNAKCHELQAICEEMEEITSVSSIAGYEVLTEGRGSNAGTCIINLKPWADRDLTSKEIIERLEEEGQEIANVKLEFFEPPAVPGFGAAGGFSVNLLDKTNSGDYQALGEETDKFMAALSTRKELKGLFTFFAANYPQYEIVIDNDVAMQKGVSIRDAMDNLSIVVGSTWEQGFVRFGQFYKVYVQAAPEFRRYPEDLDNMFVKNERDEMVPYSAFMKIVKKQGLNEISRYNLYPTAPIQGAPAAGYSSGEAIAAIKEVAAETLPHGFDIDWRGLAYDEANAGNTAIYIFLIVVVFVYMVLVGQYESFIIPLAVIASLPVGLFGSFFFLKSMGLANDVYCQIGLVMLVGLLGKNAILIIEFAVQRRQEGLSLKEAAIEGGRLRFRPILMTSFAFIAGLIPLVRATGPGAIGNRTIGTTAVGGMLMGTLVGVLVIPGLYYLFGKMADGRKLIKDEHDEPLSELFERDSSSP; from the coding sequence ATGTTTGAAAAGTTTCTACACCGGCCGGCACTGGCCATCGTGATCTCGCTGCTGATCCTGTTCATGGGTGGGCTGGCAATCAACACGCTGCCCATCTCGCAGTTCCCCTCCGTCGCGCCGCCCAGCGTGCGAGTCTCCGTCTCATACCCAGGTGCGAGTGCGAAGATCCTGATCGACTCCACCATGGTGATTTTGGAACAAGCCATCAACGGCGTTCCTAACATGCGTTACATGATGGGCGACGCTACCAGTGCCGGGGAAGGCACCATCCAGGTCACCTTCGAACCGGGCACCGATCCGAACGTCGCCGTCATGAACGTCAACAACCGCGTTCAAATGGTCAAGAACAACCTGCCGCCGATCGTCGAGCGGGAAGGCATCATCGTGATGCAGAACATGACCAGCATGCTGATGTACGTGAACATCTTCAGCAAAGACCCCGACGTTGACCAGAATTTTCTATACAACTACGCCACCGTCAATGTACTCAACGAGATCAAACGGATCCCGGGCGTCGGACGAGCCACCATCCTAGGCAACCGATCTTACGCGATGCGGGTTGAGTTAGACCTGGACCGGATGCGTGCCTACAAGGTTGACGCCGAAGACGTGATGAAGGCGCTCGACGAGCAAAGCATGATCGGCTCGCCCGGTCGCCTAGGCCAAGCCACCGGCCAGACCTCGCAAACGCTGGAATACGTTTTGACCTGGGTGGGACGCTACAAAACGCCTGAACAATACGGCGACATTATCCTGCGAGCCAACCCCGAAGGTGAAATACTGCGGCTCAAAGACGTCGCCAAAGTATCGCTGGGCTCGTCCTTCTATGACCTTTACTCCGACATCGATGGCTTGCCTTCCGCTGCGATCGTGCTGAAGCAAACCCCAGGCTCCAACGCCGCCGACGTCATCGAAAAAGTGAAGGAAAAAGTCGAACAGATCAAGAACGAATCCTTCCCGCCGGGAATGGACTACGCGGTCACCTATGACGTTTCCAACTTCTTAGATGCGTCGATCGAAAAGGTGCTGCACACACTGTTCGAAGCCTTCATTCTGGTTTCGCTGGTCGTGTTCCTGTTCTTGGGTGATTTCCGCAGCACATTGATTCCCACCCTGGCCGTGCCCGTGTCGTTGATTGGTACGTTCTTCTTCATGCTGATGTTTGGCATGTCGATCAACCTGATCACGCTATTCGCGCTGGTGCTGGCAATCGGAGTGGTGGTCGACGATGCGATCGTGGTGGTCGAGGCGGTGCACGAGAAAATGCACACCAAGCACCTCGGTCCCTATCAAGCCACGCACGAAGTCGTGCGGGAAATCAGCGGGGCGATTATCGCGATCACCCTGGTGATGACCGCTGTGTTCATTCCCGTGACCTTCATGACCGGCCCCGTCGGAGTGTTCTATCGCCAGTTTGCACTGACGATGGCGATGTCGATTGTGATCTCGGGCGTGGTGGCGTTGACGCTGACACCCGTGCTCTGCGCCATGATCCTGAAGCCCCATTCCGACCACGAAAAACAACGCGGCGTGATTGGCCTGATCAACCGCGGCATTTCACGGTTCACGGGGAAAGCCGCGCCGATTGTCCGTGGCGTGTTAAGCATCGTGCTGGGACTGTGCGTCGGCGTCGGCTTCTACTTCCTGCTGCACAACGAGTTCGTCCACGAACTCGTCAATGAACAATTCCCGCTGACGCAAACGCGCGTCTACGTCATGTCAGGCATCGTCGCAGTAATGGGGATGTTCACGTTCCGATCCATGTTCTCGGGAAGCGAAGAGGGCGAGAAGAAGGTCCGCGGTCCGCTAGGTATCTTCCTGCATGCGTTCGATCGAGGCGTCGAAAAGGTAACCGGCGGCTACGCTGCCGTGCTCACCCGAATCGTGACGTTCCGCATGCTGACGATGGCGACCGTGACCGCGTTTGCCTTCGGAATCTTCTGGGTCAACAACGATCTTCCCTCCGGATTCATTCCGCTAGAAGACCAAGGGATGATTTACGGCATCGTGCAAACACCGCCTGGATCGACCCTGGAATACACCAATGCCAAGTGTCACGAACTGCAAGCGATTTGCGAAGAGATGGAAGAGATCACTTCGGTGTCTTCCATCGCTGGCTACGAAGTGTTGACCGAAGGTCGGGGCTCCAATGCGGGCACCTGTATCATCAACCTGAAACCCTGGGCCGATCGTGACTTGACGTCGAAAGAAATCATCGAAAGGCTCGAAGAGGAAGGACAAGAGATCGCCAATGTGAAATTGGAGTTCTTCGAACCGCCCGCCGTTCCGGGGTTCGGTGCAGCCGGTGGTTTCTCGGTGAACCTGCTCGACAAGACTAACAGCGGTGACTACCAGGCGTTAGGTGAAGAGACCGACAAGTTCATGGCCGCTCTATCCACGCGGAAAGAATTAAAAGGGCTGTTCACGTTTTTCGCTGCCAATTACCCGCAATACGAAATCGTGATTGACAACGACGTCGCAATGCAAAAGGGCGTCTCGATTCGTGATGCGATGGACAACCTGTCGATCGTCGTCGGTAGCACCTGGGAACAAGGCTTCGTTCGCTTTGGCCAGTTCTACAAAGTCTACGTGCAGGCCGCGCCGGAGTTCCGGCGTTACCCCGAAGACTTGGACAACATGTTCGTCAAGAACGAACGCGACGAAATGGTGCCTTACTCGGCGTTCATGAAGATCGTCAAGAAACAAGGCTTGAACGAAATCAGTCGCTATAACCTGTACCCCACCGCGCCGATTCAAGGTGCACCGGCGGCAGGCTATAGCTCTGGTGAGGCGATCGCAGCGATCAAGGAAGTCGCCGCAGAAACACTCCCCCACGGCTTTGATATCGATTGGCGTGGATTGGCCTACGACGAAGCCAATGCCGGGAACACCGCCATCTACATTTTCTTGATCGTGGTCGTGTTCGTCTATATGGTTTTGGTGGGACAATATGAAAGCTTCATCATTCCACTGGCCGTGATCGCGTCGCTGCCGGTCGGTTTGTTTGGATCGTTCTTCTTCCTGAAATCCATGGGCTTAGCCAATGACGTTTACTGCCAAATCGGCTTGGTCATGCTGGTCGGCTTGTTGGGGAAGAATGCGATTCTAATTATCGAATTCGCCGTCCAGCGTCGCCAGGAAGGGTTAAGTCTGAAAGAGGCCGCGATCGAAGGCGGTCGATTGCGTTTCCGGCCGATCCTGATGACCTCGTTCGCGTTCATCGCCGGTCTGATCCCCTTGGTCCGAGCCACTGGCCCCGGAGCGATCGGGAACCGCACGATCGGTACGACCGCGGTCGGCGGGATGCTGATGGGGACGCTAGTCGGGGTCCTCGTTATTCCAGGCCTATATTACCTATTCGGCAAAATGGCCGATGGACGCAAATTGATCAAAGACGAACACGATGAACCTCTTAGCGAACTATTTGAGAGAGACTCGTCTTCGCCATAG
- a CDS encoding STAS/SEC14 domain-containing protein, which yields MLRVEIDRPNRLAVLTPEGPLQESDFVAAAAQIDPVIAESGKLNGLIIHALNFPGWDSFGAMVNHLCFVKDHHQQVKRIALVTDSKLADFAETVASHFVAAQIRNFDYAAFDDAKRWIIAGSDAEAS from the coding sequence ATGCTTCGTGTTGAAATCGATCGACCTAATCGTTTGGCCGTTTTGACTCCCGAGGGGCCACTTCAGGAGAGTGATTTTGTTGCCGCGGCGGCTCAGATCGATCCAGTGATTGCAGAGTCCGGCAAGCTGAATGGTTTGATCATTCACGCCTTGAACTTCCCGGGCTGGGACTCCTTTGGCGCGATGGTCAATCACCTGTGCTTCGTCAAAGACCATCACCAGCAAGTCAAACGAATCGCGTTGGTGACCGATTCGAAGTTGGCTGACTTCGCCGAGACGGTCGCGAGTCACTTTGTAGCCGCTCAGATTCGGAACTTTGACTATGCCGCATTCGACGATGCGAAGCGATGGATTATCGCGGGCAGTGACGCAGAGGCGTCTTAA